In one window of Rhinopithecus roxellana isolate Shanxi Qingling chromosome 15, ASM756505v1, whole genome shotgun sequence DNA:
- the UBQLN3 gene encoding ubiquilin-3: MAKGGEALPQGSPAPVQDPHLIKVTVKTPKDKEDFSVTDSCTIQQLKEEISQRFKAHPDQLVLIFAGKILKDPDSLAQCGVRDGLTVHLVIKMQRHAMGSECPAASVPTQDPSPGSLPQPSSIYPADGPPAFSLGLLTGLNGLGLTYHGFPDQPSSLMRQHVSVPEFVAQLIDDPFIQGLLSNTGLVRQLVLDNPHMQQLIQHNPEIGHILNNPEIMRQTLEFLRNPAMMQEMIRSQDRVLSNLESIPGGYNVLRTMYTDIMDPMLNAVQEQFGGNPFATATTDNDTTTTSQPSRMENCDPLPNPWTSTHGGSGSRQQRQDGDQDAADIRNRFPNFLGILGLYDYLQQLHENPQSLGTYLQGTASALSQSQERPPPVNRVPPLSPSSQEPGSGQPLPKESVAIKGRSSCPAFLRYPTENGTGKGGDQDGAGKSSTGHSTNLPDLVSGLGDSANRVPFVPLSSSPTAAIPGIPEPPWLPSPPYPRSLRPDGMNPAPQLQDEIQPQLPLLMHLQAAMANPRAMQALRQIEQGLQVLATEAPRLLLWFMPCLAGMGSVVGGIQSREDPLMSEDPLPNPPPEVFPALDSAELGFHSPPFLHMLQDLVSTNPQQLQPEAHFQVQLEQLRSMGFLNREANLQALIATGGDVDAAAEKLRQS, translated from the coding sequence ATGGCCAAAGGTGGAGAAGCCCTGCCACAGGGCAGCCCAGCACCAGTCCAGGATCCCCACCTCATCAAGGTGACAGTGAAGACGCCCAAAGACAAGGAGGATTTCTCAGTTACAGACTCATGCACCATCCAGCAGCTGAAGGAAGAGATATCTCAGCGCTTTAAGGCCCACCCTGATCAGCTTGTTCTAATCTTTGCCGGCAAAATCCTCAAGGATCCCGACTCACTGGCACAGTGTGGAGTGCGAGATGGCCTCACTGTCCACCTGGTCATCAAGATGCAGCGCCATGCCATGGGCAGTGAGTGCCCAGCTGCCTCTGTCCCTACCCAGGACCCAAGTCCTGGATCACTCCCTCAGCCAAGCTCCATTTACCCAGCAGATGGGCCCCCTGCCTTCAGCTTAGGTCTCctcacaggcctcaatgggctggGCTTGACCTATCATGGCTTCCCTGACCAGCCAAGCTCACTAATGCGGCAGCATGTGTCTGTGCCTGAGTTTGTGGCTCAGCTCATTGATGACCCCTTCATCCAGGGTCTGCTGTCCAACACAGGCCTGGTACGCCAGCTGGTTCTTGACAACCCCCATATGCAGCAGCTAATCCAGCACAACCCTGAGATTGGGCATATTCTCAACAATCCTGAAATTATGCGGCAGACACTGGAGTTTTTACGTAACCCTGCCATGATGCAGGAGATGATACGTAGCCAGGACCGGGTGCTCAGTAACTTGGAGAGCATTCCTGGTGGCTACAATGTGCTTCGCACTATGTACACAGATATTATGGACCCAATGCTTAATGCAGTCCAGGAGCAGTTTGGTGGCAATCCCTTTGCCACGGCCACTACTGATAATGACACCACCACCACAAGCCAACCTTCAAGGATGGAGAATTGTGaccctctccccaacccctggaCTTCTACACATGGAGGCTCAGGTAGCAGGCAACAAAGGCAGGATGGGGATCAGGATGCAGCTGACATCAGAAATAGGTTTCCAAACTTTCTGGGTATTTTAGGACTCTATGACTATCTCCAGCAATTACACGAGAACCCCCAGTCCCTAGGAACTTATCTACAGGGGACAGCATCTGCCCTCAGCCAAAGCCAGGAACGACCACCACCAGTAAACAGAGTTCCCCCATTGTCACCCTCATCTCAGGAGCCTGGGTCAGGCCAGCCTCTCCCCAAGGAGTCAGTAGCAATCAAGGGAAGGTCCTCCTGCCCAGCTTTCCTGAGATACCCCACAGAGAATGGTACTGGAAAAGGTGGAGACCAAGATGGTGCAGGGAAAAGCTCTACTGGACATAGCACAAACTTGCCTGATCTTGTCTCGGGGCTGGGAGATTCTGCCAACAGGGTTCCATTTGTTCCTTTATCCTCTTCCCCCACGGCAGCCATTCCTGGAATCCCTGAGCCTCCCTGGCTGCCATCCCCACCTTATCCAAGATCTCTGAGGCCAGATGGCATGAATCCGGCTCCACAGTTACAGGATGAGATACAACCACAGCTGCCACTGCTGATGCACCTTCAGGCAGCCATGGCAAACCCCCGTGCCATGCAAGCCCTGCGGCAGATTGAGCAGGGTCTGCAGGTCCTAGCTACCGAAGCACCTCGCCTCCTACTCTGGTTCATGCCTTGCCTAGCAGGGATGGGTAGTGTGGTAGGAGGTATACAGTCTAGAGAAGATCCCCTTATGTCTGAGGATCCTCTCCCAAATCCACCTCCTGAGGTGTTCCCAGCACTGGACTCTGCAGAACTGGGCTTCCATTCCCCTCCCTTTCTCCATATGCTGCAAGATTTAGTTAGTACAAATCCCCAGCAGCTGCAGCCTGAGGCTCACTTTCAGGTGCAGCTGGAGCAACTGCGGTCCATGGGCTTTCTGAACCGTGAAGCCAATCTTCAGGCCCTCATTGCTACAGGGGGCGATGTGGATGCTGCTGCGGAGAAGCTGAGACAGTCGTAG
- the UBQLNL gene encoding LOW QUALITY PROTEIN: ubiquilin-like protein (The sequence of the model RefSeq protein was modified relative to this genomic sequence to represent the inferred CDS: inserted 1 base in 1 codon; deleted 1 base in 1 codon; substituted 1 base at 1 genomic stop codon) — protein MSHAISQTSRMSQSGCPSGLSADKNISSSATQVIVKTAGNKKDFMVADDILVRQFTEMLLAHFQCQMDQLVLVFMGRLLKDHDTLSQRGIMDGHTIYLVIKSKHGSRSLAHSFQDLPTNDPCHWDRNTEGNSSGVHQPTGMNQAPVELAHFVGPDAPKVHTQNLEVSHPEHKAQMLENPSIQRLLSNMEFMRQFISEHLDTQQLMQQNPEVSHLLDNSEILWQTLELARNLAMIQEIMQIQQPSQNLEYPLNPQPYLGLETMPGGNNALGQNCADINDQMLNSMQDHFGGNPFTGLLARQVQSSPPPSPPSQERQDQXPQHPATRVIYNSSGGLSSNTSPSDTPNKVNHTSKANTAMISTKGQSHVCATRQPAGIPALPSIELTQQLQEEYKDATVSLSSSRQILEGDLQLSDEQTSSQITGGMMQSLMNTPCLAAQIMLFMSMPQLSEQWRQQLPTFLQPTQISDLLIALANPKVFQAILQIEQGLQLLATEAPVLLPWVAPYLWGLGWLSVPSCSYPDTVPCSWNVSDIPEPKGPXCCYKPGTVLQRLQSPDGDPSHPQQAPEIHFSKQMESLQALEAGNHHANLQALIATEGNTNAATRKLKGSQRF, from the exons ATGTCGCATGCCATCTCTCAAACATCCAGGATGTCCCAGAGTGGATGTCCTTCAGGTCTTTCGGCAGACAAAAATATCTCTTCAAGTGCCACTCAAGTGATAGTGAAGACTGCAGGCAACAAGAAAGACTTTATGGTAGCTGATGACATCTTGGTGAGGCAGTTCACGGAGATGCTATTGGCTCACTTCCAATGCCAAATGGACCAACTAGTGCTGGTCTTCATGGGCCGCCTTCTCAAAGACCATGATACACTGAGCCAGAGGGGCATCATGGATGGCCACACCATCTACCTGGTCATCAAGTCCAAGCATGGCTCCAGATCTCTAGCCCATTCCTTCCAGGATCTGCCAACGAATGATCCCTGCCACTGGGACAGAAACACTGAAGGAAACAGCAGCGGGGTGCACCAACCAACTGGTATGAATCAAGCTCCAGTAGAATTGGCCCACTTTGTGGGGCCTGATGCACCCAAAGTGCATACCCAGAACTTGGAAGTGAGCCATCCAGAGCACAAAGCACAGATGCTGGAGAATCCTAGCATCCAGCGGCTTCTGTCCAACATGGAGTTCATGCGACAGTTCATCTCAGAACATTTAGACACTCAACAATTGATGCAGCAGAACCCAGAAGTTTCCCACCTTCTTGACAATTCTGAGATCCTATGGCAGACTCTGGAGCTGGCTAGGAACCTTGCTATGATCCAAGAGATAATGCAGATCCAGCAACCTTCACAAAACCTTGAGTATCCACTGAACCCACAGCCGTATCTGGGCTTAGAGACAATGCCAGGTGGGAATAATGCCCTGGGTCAGAACTGTGCTGACATTAATGATCAAATGCTGAACAGTATGCAAGATCATTTTGGAGGAAACCCTTTCACAGGTCTCCTGGCCAGACAAGTCCAGTCTTCACCTCCACCTTCACCACCATCCCAGGAACGACAAGACC CTCCACAGCATCCTGCAACCCGAGTCATCTATAATAGCTCTGGTGGTTTATCTTCAAACACCTCACCCAGTGACACCCCTAACAAGGTCAACCACACTTCCAAGGCCAACACTGCTATGATCTCCACCAAGGGCCAGAGCCATGTCTGTGCCACTCGGCAGCCAGCTGGGATACCAGCCTTACCTAGCATAGAGCTTACCCAGCAGCTTCAAGAAGAATACAAGGATGCCACTGTTTCTCTAAGTAGCTCCAGACAGATATTAGAGGGTGATCTCCAGCTGTCAGATGAACAGACCAGCTCCCAGATCACAGGAGGCATGATGCAGTCGCTTATGAACACCCCCTGCCTGGCAGCTCAGATTATGTTGTTCATGAGTATGCCTCAGCTGAGTGAACAGTGGAGGCAGCAGCTGCCCACATTCCTGCAGCCAACACAGATTTCTGATCTGCTTATTGCTTTAGCCAACCCTAAAGTATTCCAAGCAATATTGCAGATTGAGCAGGGCCTCCAGCTGCTGGCCACAGAGGCTCCTGTTCTTCTGCCTTGGGTTGCACCTTACCTATGGGGCCTGGGTTGGCTTTCTGTCCCCAGCTGCAGCTATCCTGACACAGTGCCCTGTTCCTGGAATGTTTCAGATATACCTGAGCCTAAGGGACCTTAGTGCTGCTACAAACCTGGAACAGTCCTGCAGAGGCTACAATCCCCAGATGGGGacccttcccaccct cagcAAGCTCCTGAGATTCATTTTAGCAAACAGATGGAATCTCTCCAGGCCCTGGAAGCTGGGAACCACCATGCCAATCTACAGGCACTCATTGCTACTGAAGGGAACACCAATGCTGCTACCCGCAAGCTCAAGGGATCCCAGAGATTCTAA